In Bacillota bacterium, the following proteins share a genomic window:
- a CDS encoding ABC transporter ATP-binding protein/permease: MIFGKHVNKFYLKYGFFFLIGVAALVAVDFYQLLIPDITGSIIEGLEYETLTSEVLKAFMMDLIKIALIIVGGRFLWRIFIFGTSRRVDYELRNMMFSHAEKLSQRYYQEKKSGGLMALFTNDLNAVRMAFGPGLMMFFDVFALGGMAFYKMYALDKTITFFALIPLTLIAIMATFISRITGKKFKAKQKAFENMSDFTQENFYGISVIKAFVNEVKEMRAFGKINKDNQDKNVSFVKASTLMSVSIEMFITLIRIMMIGIGGYLVYRTVALDITDPLKFSIGDLTRYVAYFGMLIWPMMAVGRLINMRSQANASLQRISGFLNEPIEIVDDESCVEIDHIEGKITFNNLTFSYPGTREKVLKNINFVIEKGQMVGIIGRTGSGKTTIVDLLLRLFNLKTNEILIDDYDIMKLPIKQLRDSIGYVPQDNFIFSDIIKNNISFSTDFADSELIEQMAKYSDVHENIIDFPNQYDTMVGERGVTLSGGQKQRISIARALLKNPQILIMDDSFSAVDTKTEEEIIQNLTKLRKGKTSIIIAHRISTIKNADKIILIDEGEILAIGSHDELLNSSKLYAEMVLHQQLEAEIAGVE, from the coding sequence TTGATTTTTGGAAAACACGTCAATAAATTTTATCTAAAATACGGGTTTTTCTTTTTAATCGGTGTTGCAGCATTAGTTGCAGTAGATTTCTATCAATTGCTTATTCCAGATATTACTGGAAGCATCATAGAAGGCCTCGAATATGAGACGTTAACTTCAGAAGTATTAAAAGCATTTATGATGGATTTGATTAAAATCGCTCTAATTATAGTAGGAGGAAGATTCTTGTGGAGAATCTTCATTTTTGGTACATCTAGAAGAGTAGATTATGAACTAAGAAATATGATGTTTTCTCATGCAGAAAAATTAAGTCAACGCTATTATCAAGAAAAAAAATCCGGAGGATTAATGGCTCTTTTTACAAACGATCTAAATGCGGTTCGTATGGCCTTTGGTCCAGGACTAATGATGTTTTTTGATGTGTTTGCTTTAGGTGGAATGGCATTTTATAAAATGTATGCTTTAGATAAGACAATAACGTTTTTCGCTCTGATTCCTTTAACCCTAATAGCGATTATGGCTACGTTTATTTCTAGAATTACAGGAAAAAAATTCAAAGCGAAACAAAAAGCGTTTGAAAACATGAGCGACTTTACCCAAGAAAATTTTTATGGGATAAGCGTAATAAAAGCATTTGTGAACGAAGTAAAAGAAATGAGAGCTTTTGGAAAAATCAATAAAGATAATCAAGATAAAAACGTTTCATTTGTAAAGGCATCCACTTTAATGAGTGTATCAATTGAAATGTTTATAACCTTAATACGGATTATGATGATAGGAATTGGTGGATATCTAGTTTACCGGACTGTTGCTTTAGATATTACAGACCCATTAAAATTTTCCATTGGAGATTTAACGAGGTATGTTGCTTATTTTGGAATGCTTATTTGGCCAATGATGGCAGTAGGAAGATTAATCAATATGCGTTCTCAAGCCAATGCTAGTCTTCAAAGAATTAGCGGATTTTTAAATGAACCTATTGAAATTGTTGATGACGAATCTTGTGTTGAAATTGATCACATTGAAGGAAAAATTACATTCAATAATTTAACCTTTTCATATCCTGGAACAAGAGAAAAAGTACTAAAAAATATCAATTTTGTAATTGAAAAAGGACAAATGGTTGGAATTATAGGTAGAACTGGTTCTGGAAAAACCACGATTGTCGATTTGCTTTTACGACTTTTTAATTTAAAGACAAACGAAATTCTGATTGATGATTATGATATTATGAAATTGCCAATTAAACAATTAAGAGATTCCATTGGATATGTTCCTCAAGATAACTTTATTTTTTCTGATATCATAAAAAACAATATTTCGTTTTCTACCGATTTTGCTGATTCAGAATTAATTGAACAAATGGCAAAATACAGTGATGTTCATGAAAATATTATAGACTTTCCTAACCAATATGATACCATGGTTGGAGAAAGAGGAGTCACATTATCTGGCGGGCAAAAACAACGTATTTCGATTGCGAGAGCCTTGCTTAAAAATCCACAGATTTTAATTATGGATGATTCTTTTAGCGCGGTAGATACAAAAACAGAAGAGGAAATCATACAAAATCTTACAAAGCTTAGAAAAGGAAAAACATCCATCATTATTGCTCATAGAATTTCAACCATCAAAAATGCAGATAAAATCATTTTGATTGATGAAGGTGAAATTCTCGCAATTGGATCTCATGATGAATTACTAAATTCATCAAAACTGTATGCTGAAATGGTACTTCATCAACAATTAGAAGCTGAAATTGCGGGGGTGGAGTAA